One segment of Castanea sativa cultivar Marrone di Chiusa Pesio chromosome 3, ASM4071231v1 DNA contains the following:
- the LOC142627196 gene encoding pectin acetylesterase 10-like, with the protein MATMKVSVLWIGILIGLVFGNWVDGFEEILSFNETAMSFLDSAHMEAFGASKAASASNVLMVGLTLIQGAGAKGAVCTDGTLPGYHWHQGYGSGANSWLIHLEGGAWCNNVRTCVYRKKSGRGSSAYMEKEIAFTGILSNKAEYNPDFYNWNRIKLRYCDGASFSGDSENQAAQLQFRGQRIWLAAMEEFMSKGMRSAKQALLSGCSAGGLASILHCDEFRGLFSGNTKVKCLSDAGMFLDVVDVSGGHTIRKVFGGVVGLQGLKNTLPSFCTNHLDPTSCFFPQNLVAKIQTPLFILNTAYDSWQIQSSLAPTSADPSGYWHDCRLNHTACSPAQIQFLQGFRNEMLNAINRFSLSKQNGLFINSCFAHCQSERQDTWFADNSPVIGNKAIALAVGDWYFDRTSVKAIDCPYPCDKSCHHLVFRQA; encoded by the exons ATGGCCACGATGAAGGTATCAGTTTTGTGGATTGGGATTTTAATAGGACTTGTTTTTGGGAACTGGGTTGATGGGTTTGAGGAGATTCTTAGTTTTAATGAAACAGCAATGTCTTTCTTGGACTCGGCACATATGGAGGCTTTTGGAGCCTCCAAAGCTGCAAGTGCTTCTAATGTTTTGATGGTGGGGCTTACCCTTATTCAAGGTGCTGGTGCCAAAGGAGCAG TCTGCACAGATGGAACATTACCCGGCTATCATTGGCATCAGGGGTATGGGTCAGGAGCAAATAGTTGGCTCATTCATTTGGAG GGAGGTGCATGGTGTAACAATGTTAGAACCTGTGTTTACCGGAAAAAAAGCGGGCGTGGATCCTCAGCATACATGGAAAAGGAAATAGCGTTCACAGGAATACTGAGCAATAAAGCTGAATATAATCCTG ATTTTTACAACTGGAATAGAATAAAACTCCGTTACTGTGATGGTGCCTCTTTTAGCGGGGATAGTGAAAATCAG GCTGCACAGCTGCAATTTAGGGGACAACGTATATGGTTGGCTGCAATGGAAGAATTTATGTCAAAGGGAATGCGCTCTGCAAAACAG GCTCTTCTTTCTGGGTGCTCTGCTGGGGGACTAGCATCTATTTTACACTGTGATGAGTTTCGAGGTTTATTTTCAGGCAATACTAAAGTAAAGTGCCTAAGTGATGCTGGAATGTTTCTTGATGT ggttgaTGTATCTGGTGGGCACACCATCAGGAAAGTTTTTGGTGGTGTGGTAGGCTTGCAG GGACTGAAAAATACCCTGCCAAGTTTTTGTACTAACCACCTAGATCCAACTTCG TGCTTCTTCCCTCAGAACTTAGTTGCCAAAATTCAAACCCCACTTTTTATTCTCAATACAGCCTATGATTCATGGCAG ATTCAATCCAGCCTAGCTCCAACTTCAGCAGATCCCTCAGGCTATTGGCATGATTGTAGATTAAATCATACAGCATGTTCCCCAGCCCAGATCCAATTTTTGCAAG GGTTCAGGAATGAAATGCTGAATGCAATAAATCGCTTCTCATTGTCTAAACAAAATGGGCTGTTTATAAATTCATGTTTTGCTCACTGCCAATCAGAGAGGCAGGACACTTGGTTTGCTGATAATTCTCCTGTTATCGGAAACAAG GCAATCGCGCTAGCTGTTGGAGACTGGTATTTCGACCGAACAAGCGTTAAAGCCATCGACTGTCCTTATCCTTGTGATAAGAGTTGCCACCATCTGGTTTTCAGACAAGCCTAG
- the LOC142627704 gene encoding uncharacterized protein LOC142627704 has protein sequence MATETASSDYTSATDHEQTENKVNEEVKAIEQDSVPLSKESVEEEPKVSESPSPVTPFSKLEEVSENKHIEPLIPGVEKPDDAPISDLPVEDDTKEEKHPIPDSHTPSIPLPVPVEDTGNTQPEEQPAVESAVKEAPEQVAISSLEKEQEERPKVVDAHELIAEAAEKLEEPLEVLPAKESEAVGINEIKDSNVESIEVEKVEAAATETNEKLGEQYEHTKQVEKTYEEVPPEVAVMETKENPAEQSELTKQVEKTYVEVQPEAAAIETDEKPVEQSELIKQVEKTYEEVEIKGSVEVDSATNTGTSAEKDENTQFLKKEQTDKEEEPIVITDSEQVLTDQEAQTDLKEAGREFCPPSTVSQKVDTEDKKELGGADVVEELSKKAVVETEKVAEENKAKTVETEEENEKRNLIPEESSPIKEGDINSSISTAEVIEKSYEGENTGGDVEAIEENKGEQNVEDKIAALAETDKDEHLEEKQAEVSTERENTGRDIEVVEENKEEQNVEDKIPALAETDKDKHLEEKQAEVSTERENTGRDVEVVHENKEEQNVEDKIPALAETDNDKHLEEKQAEVSTERENTGRDVEAVEENKEAQNVEDKLPALAETNKDEHLEEKQAEVTTAVSETLEESQEKQTEVTTIVGEPLKESQEKQAEVTTVVSESLKESQENTTVVSEPLKEPQESELHLGSEKTVETGEDKLEKEKVDEVAKSEVQNLEPPVNVGDEIKTSQDQPKEVPAKSTQKQSNNIISKVKQSLVKAKKAIIGKSPSSKTLSSDTKGDIKVK, from the exons ATGGCTACTGAGACTGCTTCATCAGATTATACTTCTGCTACTGATCATGAG CAAACTGAGAACAAGGTGAATGAAGAAGTAAAAGCTATTGAGCAAGACAGTGTCCCTTTGTCCAAGGAAAGTGTAGAAGAAGAACCCAAAGTCAGTGAGTCACCAAGTCCAGTAACCCCATTTTCTAAACTTGAAGAAGTGTCAGAGAATAAGCACATTGAGCCTCTTATACCTGGGGTTGAGAAGCCTGACGATGCTCCTATTTCAGATCTTCCAGTTGAAGATGATACAAAGGAGGAAAAACACCCCATTCCTGATTCACATACTCCCAGCATACCATTGCCCGTGCCAGTGGAAGACACTGGTAATACCCAACCAGAAGAGCAACCAGCTGTGGAGTCTGCAGTAAAAGAAGCACCAGAGCAAGTAGCAATTTCGTCTCTTGAGAAAGAGCAAGAGGAGAGACCAAAAGTTGTTGATGCCCATGAATTAATAGCTGAAGCTGCTGAGAAACTAGAGGAGCCACTGGAAGTGCTTCCTGCAAAAGAATCAGAAGCAGTAGGGATAAACGAGATTAAAGATTCAAATGTGGAGTCCATAGAAGTGGAGAAAGTGGAAGCTGCAGCTACTGAAACCAACGAAAAGCTAGGAGAACAATATGAACATACTAAACAAGTTGAGAAAACATATGAGGAGGTTCCACCAGAAGTTGCAGTCATGGAAACCAAGGAAAACCCAGCAGAACAATCTGAACTTACTAAACAAGTTGAGAAAACATATGTGGAGGTTCAACCAGAAGCTGCAGCTATTGAAACCGATGAGAAGCCAGTAGAGCAATCTGAACTGATTAAACAAGTTGAGAAAACATATGAAGAGGTTGAGATAAAGGGAAGTGTGGAGGTTGATTCAGCCACAAACACAGGGACTTCGGCTGAAAAGGATGAGAATACCCAATTTCTCAAGAAAGAGCAAACTGATAAAGAGGAAGAACCTATTGTAATCACAGATTCTGAACAAGTCCTGACTGATCAAGAAGCTCAGACTGATCTGAAAGAAGCTGGAAGAGAATTTTGTCCACCAAGTACTGTCTCACAGAAGGTTGATACAGAAGACAAAAAGGAGTTAGGTGGGGCTGATGTGGTTGAAGAGCTATCAAAGAAGGCAGTGGTGGAGACAGAAAAAGTTGCAGAAGAGAATAAGGCAAAGACTGTGGAAACTGAAGAAGAGAATGAAAAGAGAAATTTGATACCTGAGGAATCAAGTCCAATTAAAGAAGGGGATATCAATAGTTCTATTTCTACAGCTGAAGTTATTGAAAAATCATATGAGGGAGAGAATACTGGCGGAGATGTTGAAGCGATTGAGGAGAACAAAGGAGAGCAGAATGTAGAAGACAAGATAGCAGCTTTAGCCGAGACTGATAAAGACGAGCACTTGGAAGAAAAGCAGGCTGAAGTATCAACTGAGAGAGAGAATACTGGCAGAGATATTGAAGTGGTTGAGGAGAACAAAGAAGAGCAGAATGTGGAAGACAAGATACCAGCTTTAGCCGAGACTGATAAAGACAAGCATTTGGAAGAAAAGCAGGCTGAAGTTTCAACTGAGAGAGAGAATACTGGCAGAGATGTTGAAGTGGTTCACGAGAACAAAGAAGAGCAGAATGTAGAAGACAAGATACCAGCTTTAGCCGAGACTGATAATGACAAGCACTTGGAAGAAAAGCAGGCTGAAGTTTCAACTGAGAGAGAGAATACTGGCAGAGATGTTGAAGCGGTTGAGGAGAACAAAGAAGCGCAGAATGTAGAAGACAAGTTACCAGCTTTAGCCGAAACCAACAAAGATGAGCACTTGGAGGAAAAGCAGGCTGAAGTCACTACAGCCGTTAGTGAAACACTTGAGGAATCCCAGGAAAAGCAAACTGAAGTCACTACAATTGTTGGTGAACCACTTAAGGAATCCCAGGAAAAGCAGGCTGAAGTCACTACAGTTGTTAGTGAATCACTTAAGGAATCCCAGGAAAACACTACAGTTGTTAGTGAACCACTTAAAGAACCCCAGGAATCTGAGTTGCATTTAGGAAGTGAAAAAACTGTAGAAACTGGTGAAGATAagttggagaaagaaaaagttgacGAGGTTGCAAAATCTGAGGTTCAGAATCTGGAGCCACCTGTCAATGTTGGTGATGAGATAAAAACATCTCAGGACCAGCCAAAAGAAGTACCAGCCAAGTCAACTCAAAAGCAATCAAATAACATTATATCCAAGGTAAAGCAGTCACTTGTGAAGGCAAAGAAAGCCATCATTGGGAAATCTCCAAGCTCAAAAACCCTCTCCTCTGATACCAAGGGTGACATTAAAGTCAAATAA
- the LOC142626777 gene encoding transcription factor MYB61-like produces the protein MGRHSCCYKQKLRKGLWSPEEDEKLLNYITKHGHGCWSSVPKLAGLQRCGKSCRLRWINYLRPDLKRGAFSQQEENLIIELHAVLGNRWSQIAAQLPGRTDNEIKNLWNSCLKKKLRQRGIDPNTHKPLSEVENDKDMLPTTAKSNEKTSIGSNEQNLIEAKNPKPPPMAAERYTLDASSSSKFENSSGRNNSFTTTPATQEFFLDRFGGSGTSHETSSTSCRPSDLVGYFSFQHLNYGPDIRLSVHPNTSLCFNPNSRSSEMISDYNSSMTSSMLHSISSSIVKPSVSLPSDNNPSLGSGDVNGIHNWESSTFSNNCSNSNGSSSSMELQSSSNFFENHAFSWGLTDHVKSDKDHAHPLEGDTEDIKWSEYLHTPFLMGSTIQNQISQPMCSGIKPETSFMTDGSSSSWHHNQHQQALPASDIYTKDLQRLAVAFGQTL, from the exons ATGGGGAGACACTCTTGCTGTTACAAGCAGAAACTACGGAAAGGCCTGTGGTCTCCTGAGGAAGATGAGAAACTTCTGAATTATATTACCAAGCATGGACATGGGTGTTGGAGTTCTGTCCCTAAACTTGCAG GCTTGCAAAGGTGTGGCAAGAGCTGCAGGTTAAGGTGGATTAACTACCTGAGGCCTGATTTAAAGCGAGGAGCATTCTCTCAGCAGGAAGAGAATCTGATCATTGAACTCCATGCAGTTCTTGGCAACAg GTGGTCTCAGATTGCAGCTCAGTTACCAGGAAGAACTGATAATGAGATTAAAAACTTATGGAATTCTTGCCTTAAGAAGAAGCTTAGGCAAAGAGGCATTGACCCCAACACTCACAAACCACTTTCTGAGGTTGAGAATGATAAAGACATGCTACCAACAACCGCCAAAAGCAATGAGAAAACCTCTATAGGATCCAATGAACAAAATCTCATCGAGGCAAAAAATCCAAAGCCACCTCCAATGGCTGCAGAAAGATACACACTTGATGCTTCTTCAAGCTCAAAGTTCGAAAACAGCAGTGGCAGGAACAATAGTTTCACAACCACTCCAGCTACACAGGAATTCTTCCTAGATAGGTTTGGTGGTAGTGGTACTTCCCATGAAACCTCAAGCACCAGTTGCAGGCCTTCTGATTTGGTGGGGTATTTCTCTTTTCAGCACTTGAATTATGGGCCTGATATAAGGCTTTCTGTACACCCCAATACTTCTCTTTGCTTCAATCCTAATTCCAGGTCTTCTGAAATGATTTCTGACTATAATTCTAGTATGACTTCCTCAATGCTCCATTCCATATCAAGCTCAATTGTAAAACCTTCTGTAAGCCTTCCCTCAGACAACAATCCTTCCTTAGGCTCCGGTGATGTCAATGGAATACACAACTGGGAAAGTAGTACTTTCAGTAACAACTGCAGCAACAGCAATGGAAGCAGTAGTAGTATGGAATTGCAAAGCAGCAGTAACTTCTTTGAGAACCATGCTTTCTCTTGGGGACTAACAGATCATGTAAAATCTGATAAAGACCATGCTCATCCCTTAGAAGGTGATACTGAAGACATCAAATGGTCTGAATATCTCCACACACCATTTCTGATGGGAAGCACAATACAGAATCAAATCTCTCAACCTATGTGCAGTGGGATTAAACCAGAAACCAGCTTCATGACAGACGGGTCAAGTTCTAGTTGGCATCATAACCAGCATCAACAAGCTTTGCCAGCTTCAGATATATATACCAAGGACCTACAGAGACTTGCTGTAGCATTTGGACAAACCCTTTAG
- the LOC142626947 gene encoding uncharacterized protein LOC142626947 isoform X2, translating to MQPNKISFANSSVFHHSKQASHLLLGFPLPFFTIIRNFIGKCQFPATQASPNKEEVTDEALNQILTSVENASRPNTKICTAYVDKLCRAGNLSAAARLLQSLHHKHIFLSPKAYNLLLRAVSEKHDIDLLCQVFKDLLISNGVLSSTCYADVAKAFTKTDDGVQLLRFIKKVSALTSPSATVVNRIIFAFAKCGQVDKALLIYDQFKSLSCKPDLFTYNTILDILGRAGRTDEMLHEFASMKEAGIAPDIVSYNTLLNNLKKVGRLDLCLVYFKEMGENGIEPDLLTYTALIESFGRSGNIEESIRLFNEMKMRRIRPSIYIYRSLVSQLKKMGKVDLALKYLEELNSSHSDLAGPNDFKRKKR from the exons ATGCAACCCAACAAAATCTCCTTTGCTAATTCCTCAGTTTTCCATCATTCAAAGCAGGCTTCACATTTGCTAT TAGGTTTCCCTTTGCCGTTCTTCACCATTATAAGGAATTTCATAGGCAAGTGTCAGTTTCCTGCAACACAGGCCTCTCCTAATAAAGAGGAAGTGACAGATGAAGCCTTAAATCAAATTCTTACTTCTGTAGAAAATGCTTCAAGGCCCAATACGAAAATTTGTACTGCTTATGTTGACAAGCTTTGtagagctggaaatctttctgcTGCTGCTAGATTACTTCAATCATTACATCATAAACACATCTTCCTTAGCCCTAAAGCATATAATCTCTTATTGAGGGCAGTGAGTGAAAAGCATGACATTGACCTTTTGTGTCAAGTTTTCAAAGATTTATTAATATCTAATGGAGTCTTGAGTTCGACGTGTTATGCTGATGTTGCCAAGGCTTTTACAAAAACAGATGATGGTGTACAGCTACTCAGATTCATCAAAAAAGTGTCAGCACTGACCTCTCCTAGTGCAACAGTTGTAAACAGAATCATCTTTGCCTTTGCTAAATGTGGGCAGGTTGATAAGGCCCTTTTAATATATGATCAGTTTAAGAGTCTAAGTTGTAAACCTGACTTATTCACATATAATACCATTTTGGATATCTTGGGTCGTGCTGGACGCACAGATGAAATGCTTCACGAATTTGCCTCCATGAAAGAAGCTGGCATTGCCCCAGACATTGTTTCTTATAATACATTATTAAATAACTTGAAGAAGGTAGGGAGACTAGATTTATGCCTAGTATATTTCAAAGAAATGGGTGAGAATGGGATTGAACCAGATTTGCTTACTTATACTGCATTGATTGAGAGCTTTGGTAGATCAGGTAACATTGAGGAATCTATAAGACTCTTCAATGAGATGAAGATGAGGCGGATCCGTCCTTCAATCTATATTTATCGATCGCTAGTCAGTCAGTTAAAGAAGATGGGGAAGGTGGATTTGGCATTGAAATATTTGGAGGAATTGAATTCAAGTCATTCAGATCTTGCTGGTCCAAAcgatttcaaaagaaaaaaaaggtag
- the LOC142626947 gene encoding uncharacterized protein LOC142626947 isoform X1, which produces MITTSRHLKHYIFLCNPTKSPLLIPQFSIIQSRLHICYNCIASITVGFPLPFFTIIRNFIGKCQFPATQASPNKEEVTDEALNQILTSVENASRPNTKICTAYVDKLCRAGNLSAAARLLQSLHHKHIFLSPKAYNLLLRAVSEKHDIDLLCQVFKDLLISNGVLSSTCYADVAKAFTKTDDGVQLLRFIKKVSALTSPSATVVNRIIFAFAKCGQVDKALLIYDQFKSLSCKPDLFTYNTILDILGRAGRTDEMLHEFASMKEAGIAPDIVSYNTLLNNLKKVGRLDLCLVYFKEMGENGIEPDLLTYTALIESFGRSGNIEESIRLFNEMKMRRIRPSIYIYRSLVSQLKKMGKVDLALKYLEELNSSHSDLAGPNDFKRKKR; this is translated from the exons ATGATAACCACTTCAAGGCACCTCAAGCACTACATTTTCCTATGCAACCCAACAAAATCTCCTTTGCTAATTCCTCAGTTTTCCATCATTCAAAGCAGGCTTCACATTTGCTAT AACTGTATCGCATCCATCACAGTAGGTTTCCCTTTGCCGTTCTTCACCATTATAAGGAATTTCATAGGCAAGTGTCAGTTTCCTGCAACACAGGCCTCTCCTAATAAAGAGGAAGTGACAGATGAAGCCTTAAATCAAATTCTTACTTCTGTAGAAAATGCTTCAAGGCCCAATACGAAAATTTGTACTGCTTATGTTGACAAGCTTTGtagagctggaaatctttctgcTGCTGCTAGATTACTTCAATCATTACATCATAAACACATCTTCCTTAGCCCTAAAGCATATAATCTCTTATTGAGGGCAGTGAGTGAAAAGCATGACATTGACCTTTTGTGTCAAGTTTTCAAAGATTTATTAATATCTAATGGAGTCTTGAGTTCGACGTGTTATGCTGATGTTGCCAAGGCTTTTACAAAAACAGATGATGGTGTACAGCTACTCAGATTCATCAAAAAAGTGTCAGCACTGACCTCTCCTAGTGCAACAGTTGTAAACAGAATCATCTTTGCCTTTGCTAAATGTGGGCAGGTTGATAAGGCCCTTTTAATATATGATCAGTTTAAGAGTCTAAGTTGTAAACCTGACTTATTCACATATAATACCATTTTGGATATCTTGGGTCGTGCTGGACGCACAGATGAAATGCTTCACGAATTTGCCTCCATGAAAGAAGCTGGCATTGCCCCAGACATTGTTTCTTATAATACATTATTAAATAACTTGAAGAAGGTAGGGAGACTAGATTTATGCCTAGTATATTTCAAAGAAATGGGTGAGAATGGGATTGAACCAGATTTGCTTACTTATACTGCATTGATTGAGAGCTTTGGTAGATCAGGTAACATTGAGGAATCTATAAGACTCTTCAATGAGATGAAGATGAGGCGGATCCGTCCTTCAATCTATATTTATCGATCGCTAGTCAGTCAGTTAAAGAAGATGGGGAAGGTGGATTTGGCATTGAAATATTTGGAGGAATTGAATTCAAGTCATTCAGATCTTGCTGGTCCAAAcgatttcaaaagaaaaaaaaggtag